The proteins below come from a single Streptomyces sp. SCSIO 75703 genomic window:
- the bioB gene encoding biotin synthase BioB has protein sequence MDLLNTLVDKGLRRETPTRGEALAVLATSDDELLDVVAAAGKVRRHWFGRRVKLNYLVNLKSGLCPEDCSYCSQRLGSEAGILKYTWLKPGQAAEAATAGVSGGAKRVCLVASGRGPTDRDVDRVSETIRAIKDHHEDVEVCACLGLLSDGQAERLREAGADAYNHNLNTSEAAYAGITTTHTYADRVDTVRRAHAAGLSACSGLIAGMGESDEDLVDVVFSLRGLDPDSVPVNFLIPFEGTPLAKEWNLTPQRCLRILAMTRFVCPDVEVRIAGGREVHLRSLQPLALHLANSLFLGDYLTSEGQAGKADLEMIADAGFEVEGAGETTLPAHRADGCGGPADADGPCGSGEAGARSGHGSGTAGAGSGSPAGAADTGGGAASGAGGTGTGAASGAGCGPCGSGAAGAESRPAEAAPGPARAAGEARTDLVAVRRRGAGTDLAPNA, from the coding sequence ATGGACCTGCTGAACACGCTGGTGGACAAGGGGCTTCGGCGCGAGACGCCGACCCGCGGGGAAGCGCTGGCCGTCCTCGCCACGTCCGACGACGAACTGCTCGACGTGGTGGCCGCGGCCGGCAAGGTGCGCCGTCACTGGTTCGGCCGCCGGGTGAAACTCAACTACCTCGTCAACCTCAAGTCGGGCCTGTGCCCCGAGGACTGCTCGTACTGCTCGCAGCGGCTGGGTTCCGAGGCCGGCATCCTCAAGTACACCTGGCTCAAGCCCGGTCAGGCGGCCGAGGCCGCCACCGCGGGCGTCTCCGGCGGCGCCAAACGGGTCTGTCTGGTGGCCAGCGGGCGCGGTCCGACCGACCGGGACGTGGACCGGGTCTCCGAGACGATCAGGGCCATCAAGGACCACCACGAGGACGTGGAGGTGTGCGCCTGTCTCGGGCTGCTCTCCGACGGGCAGGCCGAACGGCTGCGGGAGGCCGGCGCCGACGCCTACAACCACAACCTCAACACCTCCGAGGCGGCCTACGCGGGCATCACCACCACCCACACGTACGCCGACCGGGTGGACACGGTGCGCAGGGCGCACGCGGCGGGGCTCTCCGCCTGCTCGGGTCTGATCGCGGGCATGGGCGAGAGCGACGAGGACCTGGTCGACGTGGTCTTCTCGCTGCGCGGGCTGGACCCCGACTCGGTGCCGGTCAACTTCCTCATCCCGTTCGAGGGCACGCCGCTCGCCAAGGAGTGGAACCTCACCCCGCAGCGGTGCCTGCGCATCCTGGCGATGACCCGGTTCGTCTGCCCCGACGTGGAGGTGCGCATCGCGGGCGGGCGCGAGGTGCACCTGCGCAGCCTCCAGCCGCTCGCCCTGCACCTGGCCAACTCCCTCTTCCTCGGCGACTACCTGACCAGTGAGGGACAGGCCGGCAAGGCCGACCTGGAGATGATCGCGGACGCCGGTTTCGAGGTGGAGGGCGCGGGCGAGACGACGCTGCCGGCCCACCGCGCGGACGGCTGCGGCGGACCTGCCGATGCGGACGGACCGTGCGGTTCCGGCGAGGCGGGGGCGCGGTCCGGCCACGGCTCCGGTACGGCCGGGGCGGGCTCCGGCTCCCCGGCCGGCGCGGCGGACACGGGGGGCGGCGCGGCCTCCGGCGCGGGCGGCACGGGGACCGGTGCCGCATCCGGCGCGGGGTGCGGACCCTGCGGTTCCGGTGCGGCGGGGGCGGAGTCCCGTCCCGCCGAGGCCGCTCCCGGCCCCGCGCGGGCGGCGGGCGAGGCCCGGACCGACCTGGTCGCGGTGCGCCGGCGGGGCGCCGGAACGGACCTCGCGCCCAATGCCTGA
- a CDS encoding 8-amino-7-oxononanoate synthase, which translates to MAFGWIDERRRARHRAGLVRTLRPRAPGSPLLDLAGNDYLGLSHHPEVVEGAARAARVWGGGATGSRLVTGTTELHTELERELAAFCGFEAALVFSSGYAANLAAVTALAPHGSLIVSDAGNHASLIDGCRLARGTTRVVAHADPEAVGEALRRHEGPAVVVSDTVFSVDGDAAPLAALAGVCREHGAGLIVDDAHGFGVLGEGGRGAPHAARLAGAEDVVATLTLSKSLGSQGGAVLGPARVVDHLVDTARTFIFDTGLAPAAVGAALAALRLLRGEPERASRARAVAGALYAGLTAAGLEAVRPDAAVVSVRAPSPERAVRWAADCRAAGLAVGCFRPPSVPDGVSRLRLTARADLSGGQVERAVRVIGETRP; encoded by the coding sequence ATGGCGTTCGGCTGGATCGACGAGCGGCGCCGGGCGCGGCACCGGGCCGGACTGGTGCGCACGCTGCGCCCCCGGGCACCCGGCTCCCCGCTGCTGGACCTGGCGGGCAACGACTACCTCGGCCTGTCGCACCACCCCGAGGTGGTGGAGGGCGCGGCCCGCGCCGCACGGGTCTGGGGCGGCGGTGCCACCGGCTCCCGCCTGGTCACCGGCACCACCGAGCTGCACACCGAACTGGAACGCGAACTCGCCGCGTTCTGCGGGTTCGAGGCCGCGCTTGTCTTCTCCTCCGGGTACGCGGCCAACCTCGCCGCGGTGACCGCGCTGGCCCCGCACGGCTCCCTGATCGTCTCCGACGCGGGCAACCACGCCTCGCTGATCGACGGCTGCCGGCTGGCCCGCGGCACGACCCGGGTCGTCGCCCACGCCGACCCGGAGGCCGTCGGCGAGGCGCTGCGCCGCCACGAGGGCCCGGCGGTCGTGGTCTCGGACACGGTCTTCTCGGTGGACGGGGACGCGGCCCCGCTGGCCGCGCTCGCCGGGGTGTGCCGGGAGCACGGCGCCGGTCTGATCGTCGACGACGCCCACGGCTTCGGCGTCCTCGGCGAGGGCGGCCGGGGCGCTCCGCACGCGGCGCGACTCGCGGGGGCCGAGGACGTGGTGGCGACGCTGACGCTGTCCAAGTCGCTCGGCAGCCAGGGCGGCGCGGTGCTCGGCCCGGCGCGGGTCGTCGACCATCTGGTCGACACGGCGCGGACGTTCATCTTCGACACCGGTCTGGCCCCGGCCGCGGTGGGGGCGGCGCTGGCCGCGTTGCGGCTGCTGCGGGGCGAACCGGAGCGCGCGTCGCGGGCCCGCGCCGTCGCGGGCGCCCTGTACGCCGGGCTGACGGCCGCGGGTCTGGAAGCGGTGCGTCCGGACGCCGCGGTCGTCTCCGTGCGCGCGCCCTCCCCGGAGCGCGCGGTGCGCTGGGCGGCGGACTGCCGTGCGGCGGGCCTGGCCGTGGGGTGCTTCCGCCCTCCTTCCGTGCCCGACGGGGTCTCACGGCTCAGGCTCACCGCCCGTGCGGACCTCTCCGGGGGGCAGGTCGAGCGTGCGGTGCGGGTGATCGGCGAAACGCGGCCATGA
- a CDS encoding helix-turn-helix transcriptional regulator, producing the protein MQHGPVVRRRKLGAELRALRTSAGITSGEAAGLVGWHQSKVSRIETGTSGAKPADVRLLLDAYGVDDPRLRDLLATLAGSEDPGGRHHWWHAYRGVLPPAYRDFISLESQAGAMRTLETTVVPGLLQTPEYARAVTRAAVDGEPEDRLDTLVEVRLTRQDVLRAEQPLTLHAVLDEAVLRREVGGPGVMARQLTRLVEAARLPHVRLQVLPFSAGAHIGVTGPFVIFSFSNTSDLDVVVLDHLTSSVYLDRKEDLEAYSGAFDALVTHALSPEDSLDYIAATAAGA; encoded by the coding sequence ATGCAGCACGGCCCCGTGGTGCGACGCCGTAAACTGGGCGCGGAACTGCGCGCCCTGCGGACATCGGCGGGGATCACCAGCGGTGAGGCGGCCGGCCTGGTGGGCTGGCACCAGTCGAAGGTCAGCCGCATCGAGACCGGCACCAGCGGGGCCAAGCCCGCCGACGTCAGGCTGCTGCTGGACGCGTACGGCGTGGACGACCCGCGGTTGCGGGACCTGCTGGCCACGCTGGCCGGCTCCGAGGACCCCGGGGGCCGGCACCACTGGTGGCACGCCTACCGGGGCGTGCTGCCGCCGGCCTACCGGGACTTCATCAGCCTGGAGTCGCAGGCCGGCGCGATGCGCACCCTGGAGACCACGGTCGTGCCGGGGCTGCTGCAGACGCCGGAGTACGCCCGCGCCGTGACGCGCGCGGCGGTGGACGGGGAGCCGGAGGACCGGCTCGACACGCTGGTGGAGGTCCGCCTCACCCGGCAGGACGTACTGCGCGCGGAGCAGCCGCTCACGCTGCACGCGGTCCTGGACGAGGCGGTGCTACGCCGGGAGGTGGGCGGCCCGGGGGTGATGGCCCGCCAGTTGACGAGGCTCGTGGAGGCGGCACGTCTGCCGCACGTCAGGCTCCAGGTGCTGCCGTTTTCCGCCGGGGCGCACATCGGCGTCACCGGCCCTTTCGTCATCTTTTCCTTTTCGAACACTTCCGATCTCGACGTGGTCGTTCTTGACCACTTGACGAGTAGCGTCTATCTGGACCGGAAAGAAGACTTAGAGGCGTACTCAGGGGCTTTCGACGCCCTGGTCACCCATGCCCTTTCGCCCGAGGACTCGTTGGACTACATCGCCGCGACAGCGGCAGGCGCGTAA
- a CDS encoding DUF397 domain-containing protein, whose product MSALPRNTPTGTASTPCTALHDVAWLRSSYSTGANNCVETARPSTGPWAGRLAVRDSKAPAGPALLFSPESWTSFTAGAARTLPGTGS is encoded by the coding sequence ATGTCCGCACTTCCTCGGAACACCCCCACCGGCACCGCGAGCACCCCGTGCACCGCACTGCACGACGTCGCGTGGCTGCGCAGCAGTTACAGCACCGGAGCGAACAACTGCGTGGAGACGGCCCGGCCGTCGACCGGCCCCTGGGCCGGACGGCTCGCCGTGCGCGACTCCAAGGCCCCGGCCGGACCCGCCCTGCTCTTCTCCCCGGAGAGCTGGACGTCGTTCACCGCCGGCGCCGCCCGCACCCTGCCGGGGACCGGTTCCTAG
- a CDS encoding ATP-binding protein, with protein MADHLEASVTLPSDAVSVAAARTHVMGTLAEWGLPAGAELAETVRLVVSELATNAVQHTLGQSPTFTVDLGLDHEGWLRVGVTDSHPRLPKRLPAAVQQDNGRGLVIIRSLTAECGGRLRIRRTREGGKTVFVELPWPVPLGPAGPAADTLPVGQGAGRETARTAEPRG; from the coding sequence ATGGCAGACCATCTGGAAGCATCCGTCACTCTGCCGAGCGATGCGGTCTCGGTGGCCGCCGCGCGCACCCACGTGATGGGCACGCTCGCCGAGTGGGGCCTGCCCGCCGGGGCGGAGCTGGCCGAGACCGTCCGGCTCGTCGTCTCCGAGCTGGCGACCAACGCGGTCCAGCACACGCTCGGGCAGTCGCCGACCTTCACCGTGGACCTCGGGCTCGACCACGAGGGGTGGCTGCGGGTCGGCGTCACCGACAGCCACCCACGGCTGCCCAAACGGCTGCCGGCCGCCGTCCAGCAGGACAACGGCCGGGGCCTGGTGATCATCCGTTCGCTCACCGCGGAGTGCGGCGGACGGCTCAGGATCCGGCGCACGCGCGAGGGCGGCAAGACCGTCTTCGTCGAACTGCCCTGGCCGGTCCCGCTCGGTCCGGCGGGGCCGGCCGCGGACACCCTGCCCGTCGGTCAGGGTGCCGGACGGGAGACGGCGCGGACCGCTGAGCCGCGGGGCTGA